The genomic window aggtacttgttaccaatggtaaagatgaagtaaatgatatattcattaaattatctttgggtcaaccatataagagattatgataagaattagttgatagattgagtgaatattttcaatttacttgctcaaccacctcgaagccttcatctcattaccaagtacctacatcattaatcCAAAGCACACTTTGGTagccaactcttgttgggtcctttagGGTTAGTCAATAAGTGtttaggtacccaaatggctttagtgctagtttgtggtgaacacgtcaccttgctagtgtgtaaggtcctaatggctagagggggggggggtgaatagcctattcaaaatttctacaacaacacttaacaaaccggttagacaattatgaggcgaagcaagtgttgcgctagtctacttaaaattgcaagccacctactacaattctagtttatatagtttctatccacacaatagctatgtcactacactaagttagtgtgctctcaaaggctaactaaagagccacactaaccaaactaacaagctctcacaactagctacactaaagagcttgataactagtttgtggtaatgtaaagagagagagcaagatagttataccgctgtgtcaaggagtgaaccaatcaatcacaagaatcaatattaatgaagaccaatcacctcggaatcaaatgatgaacacaatgattttttaccgaggttcacttgcttgccggcaagctactccacattgtggcgattcactcacttggaggttcacgcgctaattggcatcacacgccaaaccctcaatagggtgccgcacaaccaacacaagatgaggatcacacaagccacgagcaattcactagagtaccttctgactctccatcggggaaaggtcaagaacccctcacaatcaccacgatcggagctggagacaatcaccaacctccgctcaatgatcctcactgctccaagccatctaggtggcagcaaccaccaagagtaacaagtgaatttcgtagcaaaacatgaacaccaagtgcctctagatgcaaacactcaagcaatgcacttggattcactcctaatctcacaaagatgatgaatcaatgatagagatgagtgggagggctttggctaagctcacaaggtagccatgtcaatgcaaatggccaagagcatgagcttgagccagccatggggcttaaatagagagcccccacgaatagagccgttaggctcctcactgcactaaacacgggccgaccagacgcaccggtcagattgaccggacgctggaccccagcgtccggtcgtgcgatgcacgtcaCATGTCTCCTTTCTTCAAATACTGAAtgcccgatcccaatggtcaagtgatgaccggacatgctgccgcaaagtgaccggacgctggaccttagcgtccagtcgtttccagtaagcatccagaagcaagaaatcatgactggatgcgtccggtcatgctcaaccGGACTCACCCAACATCTAGTCACTCGacatctcctctgtgcgctgccacgtcagtaggaccggtCGCACCCCATTcgtgtccggtcactaagtgacccagtgttcggtcaaagACTGATGCTAGCGTCTTCACACTACCACTGACCTGACACGCCAGTCctactgagaccagcgtccggtcacttatagtgacctccgtcttttctgtatagggcgccggtggcaccatcggattgtttgcactctatgggcggacactccgctggtgaagttcctaacccttgctcaaatgtgccaaccaccaagtgtatcaccttgtgcacatgtgtgttagcatattttcacaaacattttcaagggtgttagcactccactagatcctaaatacatatgcaatgagttagagtatctagtggcactttgataaccacattttgatacgagtttcacccctcttaatagtatgtctatcaaacctaaatatgatcatactcactaagtgtcttgatcaccaaaacaaaatggctcctatcatttatacctttgccttgagccttttgtttttctctttcttcttttcaagtccaagcacttgatcatcaccatggcatcaccatcatcatgtcataatcttcatttgcttcaccacttgaaatgtgctacctatctcatgatcacttgataaactaggttagcacttagggtttcatcaattcaccaaaaccaaactagagctttcctagtgctaactccattggtggtcttcctaagcatatcattataaacaaatgtgttcagcTTAGGAgcattaccatttgggcattcatagcttagatgcccctttcttctacaagcatagcatatgcagcctttgtttgctctatgcttgttttgcttatatggacatctatcaaccttgtggcccatctcattgcatccatagcatcttcttgttgtaacttggacttcctttcttgcctctgtgtacattgggcattttttggtaggatgccccaatttcttgctcatgagacaagcgctttgtccatcacttttcttttggttggccaacttgtttgaggccttttttcggccgcttcacacttgtcgtcccaactcttatgtggacacattgctcaaagttttccttctctagttgtgaaacactagaagaggagttagtaactaaagtatGCTCAactgacaatttttcatacctctcattgatTTCCTTTAGTTCTTCTAACTTGGAGATGAGAAATATTTCTTGttgttgaagtgattgctcttgcttctaattctcttctttaagctcatcattcttttcaactatcttcatgatgatgaacttgtctttgctgTTGAGATgttcaaggttgtagttgtcttcaacttcaacatcactcttatcttgatcatccacttgtgctttctccttttcttgatctttcttgttactcttcttcttgcttttcttggccatgagacacaagtgatgagtatcaagAGATACTGAGGTAGACTCATCACTCGGTCGCCACTGGTCTTGAGCTTCCTTGCAAACAACTATTTGCTGCTCTGCTGTCTCGGCCGTACCAAACATGTCCGGTAGGCATCCGGTATGTGCAGACATATAgtaggtcatgcgctgcttgcactttgTGCTCCAGCTCagcactcttgaggtcttgtgaggcttctttgctgcatgaagacacaatggacacattttccattgactcgatctcaagtgcatcatcaaatttggattttccatataactcaacaagcctagtccaaatgagatgatcaCTCTCTAGAGGTGGTTGTCCATCGAAGATTGCCTCaacttgaacctctgcactcaatgtactcaaaatgatattaatagcttgagcattgagttgcacgcatatctcttcctcttttgacaaatttttgtagttgctccaatcaacgataggaagaggtatgtttgcatccacaatatgctcaacaagaggactaatgtctctaaaagcattgagtacatgaattgaccaaagtagaaagtttgaactatcattttggagaagcaccggctccaactcgataggtgtcgacatccttttctcacggcggtgaagctttaggtgagaaccttgctctgataccaattgaaaggacctaggatgccgcctagaggggggtgaataggcatttctaaaaattaacacctttaaatgtagAAATGATTAggaaggggagtttccaaaatggaaactctaaaTAGGAGAAGTACCACCCCTCAcgagttagccacagagtatgtaaaaaatattaaataaatCTAGGAGCTACAATCCTACAACACAACAATTAGTGCACACATCAAATAATttcagcactgagctctaataccggacgtgtctggtaacACGTGTTCTACAGAACAGCCTGGCACAGTAAtcaataccgaacatgtccggtagctataccggacgtgtccggtatacacatttttagtggaacagccctaaacttgctcctttcaatttctaacttcaaaccaaactgcaggtacctactagagatgacaatatacaaagataacctacacaagagctagagcaacacaaatatcaaatgaaatgcgaattgagacacgatatttgttttaccgaagttcggactcatttgagtcctactctctgttgagggggctacgagcgacccagcgaaggtcagccctagagggtacgacgaaggtcactctagctggagtcttttccaactccttttcctccttccactagttgattccgaggcggcggaatcgactgttacaaacttttcgaggcacaccacaatctctcgggtgctcttcggcgatgcctagccatctaggaccgaagagtccaagagtaacaaatgcgaatcatgagattgataatatgcacaagtgctcaagtggtggcttactctcaatttcaaattctctctcaacccataaatggattttgcgatttggatcacacactcactaagagagggtttgggagagttggcaaggctcaaaaacgtgtattgCAACCAGCAGaattagcagcctccaaaggtggagacttgggggtatttataacccccttgaaaaactagccattttatagccattGCCTTATagtgcgccaacggtaactgagttacagtgTCGTTGTGAGGCGACGAAACTCCTGATAAATGCCAGAATTCCCgatcgttggaactcccgactcacgtcgtaactcccgaccctcagcatatttgaaaacaacggtaactgagttaaagtatgtgaggtgtcggaactcccaaagCATGCTAGAACTCCTAattgtcgaaactcccgactcatgtcggaactcccgaccctcaaggcatttgaaaactagctgttggcctctggccgtccataccggacaccagtatgaccaggacagtgaacttctccaagtcagttaagcgtGAGACATCGAAACTCCCAATGATTGCCGGAACTCTCGAATATCGGAACTCTCGACGAATCAACCCAAGAACATCAAGAATTTTATCGTGGCTAGgcaaataccgaacacgtctggtgttaataccggacacgtccggtattgccagaccagcaaaaacaagttagctcttttgtctctcaaacactctaaaactcacatgggttggcatgagcacttatgaatgattatctatcaacatgatgcatccctcttaatagtacggcatacctattaaactcaagattaaatgaaaaataaatttataccgcttgagttgatctcttttgaattgatgccgtctctttcaatcttcatcaagtaaggttgccaacatgttgatattgatctttacacttgagcatagccatcttgagcatgtgacttgattctattcatcaaatatgaataactctaaatgcatcaagtcacttccaacactttgtccaatatagatttgatcatccacatcaatatgaccaacatagcttgattagtacctcaactaaaagcaagtactttcttcttcaccctagctaggttcttcagccaccaaaccatcgcttgcccttcacccttgcatagtacctcgaagcctttccttgctatcttcaccatctcagccatcaagtcacatcttgtgttgaattatccattcatttgtattgttatcttttttatttcaatttagcaagcttcaaatataagaccattccatatgcaatccctcatgtctcatcaactaatttttactgggcttgctttcacatagtacatggaaatcccacaataaataatcctttgcatgaattctatttgcattgttgtcttgtgcttgaactagattgtttatacaacaacacatcattttgagtTTCATTAAGTacttgtgagataacctattacctgtccacacttagcaaatgtgttagacctttaatcactttgtaattcaatcatccaaaacccactaaagggctagatgcacttttagaGAGCTTCAACTATCTCTATTCTCTCTTTTTCTTTAGCAGTAAGTTGAGACTTCAAAGATTTGATCTCCTCAAGCAAACTTTTCTCGTGAAGCGCAGCATTCTTCGCATCTTCTTCAAGAGATTTATGCAAACTCCTTTGCAAAAGAGCATTCTACAAAAATataacatcaatatatatatatatatatatatatatatatatatatatatatatatatatattctgtagccactttgagttacgataattactatattaatttatgagattatagtaactccttactaagtggtttactataacgttatggtaaatattccgtgtgttatagtaacccaactatagtaaatatatattgacattatggtaaattagtatataaaattatggtaaatagaggtggctacagaataacttattctgtagctggctactgaatagcctctccctatatatatatatatatatatatatatatatatatatatatatatatatatatatatatatatatatatatatatacacacgaaGTCAAAACATACAAAGAAACATTTGTAAATCAACATAAAAAGTTTAAGCCAAAGTTACATACGAAGTCAGACAAAAACATACAAACCTTGTAAATCATGGTAACACTAGCATCTACTAACTCAATGGAAGATTTACCAACAAGTTCAGCCTCCGCGTCAGGAACTACAAAGGCATCATCAATGCACCTTGACAACTCTAATTCTGGCTTCTTCGACATAATATGAAGTTTATCCAAGCCAATCCTAATAAATTTGGAAGTGTCTAAACTCACACCTTGAGCTTGGCAGTACTCCTTATCCAGCGCACCGTAGTGCAAAGGGCAGTTGTTTGGTTCTCTGCACATCTCCTTATACAGGCTAGCACTCTCCTCAAAGCATCTCTTAGTTGCACAACCGGATGCGCTCAAAATTGGTCGTATCCACTATGTAGGATTGGATTATGTGATGCACTGATGCTGCACCCGCTCTGCAGCTTGCTGCACCCGCTCTGCACTTGTGTCCTTCTGTGCATAGGGTCCGTATCTGTCATCTCGTCGTGTGCGGAGGGGCCGGAGCTCGCCAGCATGCGTGGCCTGAGCGGAGCTCGCCCGCGTTGCACGAGTCCTCGTACGACACGGTCTGTCGCCGCCGGCGAAGGCAGGCGACCAGCCGCATCGTGCTAGCGGGGTGCATGCACGCACGAATCAGCTCGTCTACACGCACGAACGAAGTGTCGAAACCATTGGACCGGTGCTGAATCGCCGGCCAAGTCGTGCATGATGGCATCATGACGTCATGTACTGTCCTTTTCTTTTAgtaaattaaaaataaatatattgGAAATACATGTTTTATGTATCCCCTAGTTTAATGGGCTGGAACACGCCGCCGACATGCTCGTCAACTCTTCACTCTTGTCTGACCTGAAGTCAAGTGTGCCCGGACCAACCAAACGAATTGCCTCtgccaatcttttttttttttttttttttttttttgcgtaatCTCTGCCAATCTTAAAGGTACAGTGCAACCAAACACAAATTACTAGATACAGCTTTTCACTATGCATCCAACCAAACAGAGTCATAAACAATGCAACAGAGTAATGTAGACCAACCAAACAAGAGCAAATTGTATTTGCTTATGCAGGTATAGCCTGTGCTGTATAACCCTTAATGCAATGCAAGTCATGTGCAAGCAACCAATCAGACCCTATAATCTGTGCTCTGGAATAACTGATTCCTTTGCAGCGCTCTACAGGTTGGTTTTCTAAGCCAATGATCAAAACCCTGAGGTTGCAAGTGAGCATAAGGTTCCTCTCTTTattgcataatgaagaggctaaaaACTTGTTGAGGAATGCCCATGAACTTATTGAAAGGTCCAAGAAGCAGGAAGCCCTTTCGAGATCTGAGCGGTCAAGAGAAGATAATGATGCTGATGAAGGTCTGTTtgatttcttctttcttcttgacATTAGTTAAGTGCACATCCTTCGGTTGTATGAGCATGTTCAATCTCAGAGCATATTTTTTAGTATACAACATTTGTGAGCCTGCTGAGCTACAAGCACTACTAAAATATTGCTAGTTAGACAACTTACAACATTATTAAGCTAGTTTGTCCATTTTGTATTGGCATGCTACCGCCTGGTTGTTAAACTCCTTTCTTTTTCCCCTCTAAAAGTTCTTGCCACACAAACTGGAACTGAGGATCAAGTTGGCCCTAACAACTCTGATAGTGAAGATGTGGATGATGACGAAGAGGAAGAGGaattggatggttatgattctCCACCTATGGTATGTTACCACCTACTATAATTTCACACTATATGCTAAAAAAAAGTTAAACTTTATGATAACTCTTGTAGGCAGAGGATATTCATGATTTCACCTTAGGTGATTCCTGTATCCTTGACGAATTTAATTGATCAGTGTTGATTTCTCTCCTCACAACGAGTACACTATCTCAATACTAGTTGGCTTTTGTGCTCTAGTTTTAGTACATAAATCATTTTTTTTTGGGTTGGGTCCTTTTGGACCTTTACCTATTTTATTTACATGGCTTTGTCgaggtagagtcttaccgcctgtgaccggaaggtcccgggttcgagtcgcggtctcctcgcattgcacaggcgagggtaaggcttgccactaacacccttccccagaccccgtacagagcaggagctctctacactgggtacgccTTTGTCGAGCATACATCTGTAGCCCGAAGAAATAAGGTCAGATAAGTACACAAGTCCTCTTCCATCACACTTAACTGGTTTTAGTTTTTCTCTTAAGTTTTCCCATTCTTTGTTTTTGTCTACAGACCAAGATCAGCATTTCCATTCTTTTGAAATGTCCGATGACATTATTTCTCTCTTGATACAGTGACATTATTATgctggttttcaaaataaaaatagaCAAAAAGTGGGCATGCTATGGTTTAATTCACATCTGCTGGTGCTTAATCTCTTATACACACAATATTCCATAAAAAATAGGTCATTCATActtaaatatttattctctgGCAGCACTAATGTCTGGTTATGTTTCATGACAACATATTTAACTATTTAAAGGTTAAAGAACCATCTATCTAGAAACCAGAATGACGTTGTTTCTGTCACAACATTGGAAGTTTAAGTTGTGTTATGTTAATTTGTATCTATCTGAACTCCCCTTGGATGAGGTATCCCAGTTGTTTTCCCATAACCTGTATCAGATACATTTGGTGAAGGGTTCTCGAATGGATACCTCGAAGAAATACTGCACAGCTTGCCATTGCAGGAAGATGGCCAAAACAAATCAGGTGATGCTCCTATCAACGCTGATGCAAGTGATGGGGAGTTTGAAATTTACAAACAGCCCAGCGATGATGAAGATTCTGATGGTTAGTTGGATTTTTATTGGAGCTGTGATCTTCCCCAGCTTCAGTTAGAACTGCATAGATGGCTTATTTGTTAAATTATTTTGGGTACTGAGGAGCTTACTAGTTCAATCCCATCAGTGGCTCTTTGGCTATTGAAAATCATAGCCCCATCACAATGATGAGCACAGCCGCTGTCATTGGATTAGACTTGTGTGCCCAGAACCGCTGCTGCTCGCTGCAAAACTCGCACATGATTTGTCTATAACACTAACTAGAAGATACCCCGTTGCCGCCGGATTTTCAGTGGCACACGTGGAATTATCCCTTTTTCTTTTGGTGTAACCAACCGTGAAAACATGGTGATAGGGCAAAATTTTTGTTTTGTAAAGCCCTCTAGCCCTGTGATTGCATTTATATACTGTGAATCTCTCTAGAAAACTGCTTGTGCACACAGTACATTTTGTAAAATATGACAGATTAAATATTAGAACAAATGAAAAATAATGGCACAAATAAATAAAGGgtactacttggtaggatatttgtGGCCCAATAAATTTGAGCATATGAGTAAGTTGTGCAACCAAAACATATTAATAGAGAGATCAAATCAGTTTATAGCAGGTTTAAAAGAACTTCAAATAACCATGGATGGATTAGATTGGTGGTACGTACTGCAGCATGCGGACAAATATATGGAAAGGAAAAAGGGGATGGCTGACACTTGTGGATGATTGTCCCGTCCATAGCTGATTCAATATTAGAAGAGGGAGGGCTGAACGTAGGAAAACGGAATGACCATGACTGGGAGCCGAGAGTCATTGCGGGTAGTAACgatggtgaactggtgatgagaTGGAGGTTCCCTCCGAGCAGCTGGATCTGATATGAGAGCCCGTAAAATATAAAGAGCCAGAGAGGAGCCAGAGAGAAGGGTTAGTGCTGAGTGGGAAATGAATTGGAATAAGAATGGTATAATTAATTTCTCTTGATTGTGCATTATTAGCGGCAGTTTTAGCACCATAGGGAAGAAGCCGGAGGTTTTTTTTGTGCATGTAGCCTCTTAGGCTGGGTTCAGCAGTACCGGAAGAATAGTGCGCCATTAAACGGCGGGATTAAGGAAGGACTCTTGATTGCATATGGGCAGGAACACTTTGTTGCAACTTGCGTCTGGGCTCTTCGCTGGTGTTGCAACTTGCAAGAGGTTCAAAGAAACAACAGAGGATAAGGAGCGTCCAAGATCAAGATGGTAGTTTAAAATCAACCCGGTTGAAGTAGCAGTGATGACATGGCACGCTGTGGTGTGAGATAAACTTTGTAGGCCTCGTTTGGCTGTCCGTGTATATTATACAAGTGTGAATAGTCCCACCCGAGTATTGGATGAATCCATGCCATCCACCCAATACATGCACGATTTGACAACCACGTGTGAACTCGGGGGTGGACCGGTGGTTCCCAGCTGCTCCAGCGGCCAGAGCCTTGGCGCATCATCACAGTATGCACGGTGGATTATCAAATGTGTACAGAACTACAAATATATTATGTATGCATgtgagaaattaaaaaaaaaaatcaaacttaagGTTATTGAGTTCAAAGACTACtagaaaaataaaatatttaACAAAAGAGTGAGTAAAAATCAATATAAAAAAGAtccagaaaaataaataaaaataaccaaagaaagaaaatatcagAAAAGAAAATCCAACATGTATGTCCATCTGTAATTCTAAAAACCCTGCTTTGAAATTAAAAAAGAAAACACGAGAGCAGAATTTCACATAGAAAATAGAGAAATTAACATGCATGCGCATGGCCGAACATATTACAGGTTCATGAAATATATAGGTGAACTAGAATCATTGATTCAACACTGACCATCCAAGTAAAAACAGCACACACCAGACATACAAACCCAAGTATTGGACAGTAATAGATAACTTTGATAGCTAAGTCTGCTACAGAGGTATAATTTGAAGTCTACTAGGTGTTCCATCAATGAATAATTTCTTTGACATGAAACATCCAAGCAAAAGACAGTCAAGTATTTGACAGTAATAGATAAATTTGGAGACAACTCCAACACCAGCATATCTCCCTCTACTTCCATTGGAGTTTTTTCCCTGCATCACCTGAAACAAAAGTACAAGGCAAAAGATTAATTGGCTTCATATCTGCTGTGGCAAACTGACTGCTAGCAACACAGAGAAACTAGAGAACATAGCTAATAAGGAAGCTTGCAAATTCCAGGAATTTAGAACTGCTACAAGTGCACTTGTTCATACAATAGGAAAT from Miscanthus floridulus cultivar M001 chromosome 11, ASM1932011v1, whole genome shotgun sequence includes these protein-coding regions:
- the LOC136490597 gene encoding uncharacterized protein, with product MIKTLRLQVSIRFLSLLHNEEAKNLLRNAHELIERSKKQEALSRSERSREDNDADEVLATQTGTEDQVGPNNSDSEDVDDDEEEEELDGYDSPPMAEDIHDFTLGDSCILDEFN